A genomic window from Bubalus bubalis isolate 160015118507 breed Murrah chromosome 13, NDDB_SH_1, whole genome shotgun sequence includes:
- the LOC102399836 gene encoding mineralocorticoid receptor-like: MKTKDGSKPDTAENLLSTLNRLAGKQMIQVVKWEKVLPGFKNLPLEDQITLIQYSWMCLSSFALSWRSYKHTDTQYLYFAPDLVFNEEKMHQSAMYELCQGMHQISLQFVRLKLTFEEYTVMKVLLLLSTIPKDGLKSQAAFEEMRTNYIKELRKMVTKCPSNSGQSWQRFYQLTKLLDSMHDDFQNYVDCCCCC; the protein is encoded by the coding sequence ATGAAGACCAAAGACGGCTCCAAACCAGATACAGCCGAAAACCTGCTTTCCACCCTCAACCGCTTAGCTGGCAAGCAGATGATCCAAGTTGTGAAGTGGGAGAAGGTACTTCCAGGATTTAaaaacctgcctcttgaggaccAAATAACCctcatccagtattcttggatgtGTCTGTCGTCATTTGCCTTGAGCTGGAGATCATACAAACATACGGACACCCAGTATCTCTATTTTGCACCAGACTTAGTCTTTAATGAAGAGAAGATGCACCAGTCTGCCATGTATGAGCTCTGCCAGGGGATGCACCAGATCAGCCTTCAGTTTGTCCGGCTGAAGCTCACCTTCGAGGAATACACTGTAATgaaagtgttgctgctgctgagcaCAATTCCAAAGGATGGCCTCAAAAGCCAGGCTGCGTTTGAAGAAATGAGGACAAATTACATCAAGGAGctgagaaagatggtaacgaagTGTCCCAGCAACTCTGGGCAGAGCTGGCAGAGGTTCTACCAACTGACCAAGCTTCTGGACTCCATGCATGACGATTTTCAGAACTAtgttgactgctgctgctgctgctaa